The Pan paniscus chromosome 17, NHGRI_mPanPan1-v2.0_pri, whole genome shotgun sequence genomic interval GGGCCACTTTCTTGGCAGCCTGTTTTCGGGTTTTGTCCGCGGGCGCCGCGTGCTGattgctgctgctgccgccgctaaTGCTGCCGCCGTCGCCGTCCCCGAGTCCGGAGGGAGCCTGGCTGCTTCCTGCGGGCTTGGGGGCTGGCTCGATGTCTCCATTTCGGGGGTCAGCGGCTCCTGCAGACTCCTCTTGCCTCCTGGAAGCATCATAAGGCGTCTTGGCCACAGAGTTGAAACAGATCATCTTTGTCTGTCGGCCGCTGGGTTTGTTTTCACGTGCGGATCGGATTTTCGTGGTCACTACTCGCAGCCGCTGCTCTCGGGCGTCCCGAAGCCGCAGGTACAGCTCCCGCCAAGACTCGTGCTCCCGTGGCTTTTCTTCCTTGAAGTCCCGGAGACAATGAATCCTCCATAATTCATCTGTCTCTCGAGCGAGTGCGGGATTGTCTTTCTCTGTGCGGTAGAGCTGATCGGGCGTCCACCCTTCCAGAACGGGTTCAAGAACCGAGTAGGGGACCCCTTCCACGTCGCCGAGGGCGTCCGGATTGTTCCTAGGCACCCGGAGGCACTGCTGGCGCAGCGTCGGCAcctggagctggcaggcaggCCTGGAGCCCGAGTACACCGGCATCTTAGCGTTCACTCTGCGTCCAGGGAAAGCAGCTTCCTCCTGGAGCGTTGGCGCGGAGAGTGCTTCTGGGTTTGCCTGGGAGGTCATGGCCTCAAAAGCGGACAGCAGATCGTAGTTGGCCTGCATCCAGGCCTCTGAGGGGTCCCAGAGCTCTGAGAAGACATGGCTGGGCACCGTTTTCGGCCCGGCGGAATCGGCGCCGGCCGCCTGCAGCCTCTCTGACTGGCTTTCCTGGACAGGAGGCGATTTCTGAGCCGAAGCCCCTCGGGACGGTTTGTGCCCCTTGCTGTGGCTCCCCACCGCTTCCCCCTGGGGTTGGCCCTGGCAGCCTTGACCCGGCAGAGGCCCACCCTGAGCGGCGTGAGCGTGGCCTCTCCCGGGTTGCTCCCCGGGCACAGCGGGCTCAGGGCCCTCGGGCATCGGGAGGGGAGCGGTGCGCGTTGGAGGGTCCCGATGGGGGCCGGAATCAGCTGGGGCCATTCTGGGGCGCTTTCTCTCGGCTCTGGGCTCGCGACTGGGAGACCTCGGGTGAGGTCTCTGTTGCCCCGGAGGTGTTGTGCGTGCTGTCCGTCTGTGCTCAGGGCTGTGAGATGGGCTCCTGGGGGCCGTCGCGTTTTCTGGGAAGCCCCAGGCCTTTCCCCGGTCCTGAAGAGCCTCCCCGAAGCGCTGTCGGGAAGCGCTCTCCTCAGGGTCCTGTGGGTCAGGCCCGGTGTTTCGGTCCACGAGCACCAGCTTCTTCCACCGGGCCGCCAAGTCTCTGGCAAAGTCGCCCACGTGCTGGTGCTTCCGCAGGCGCTTCACCGTCTTTCTGATTCCAGTCTCCGCCAGGATGTCTGCCGTCATGGGCAAGGCGGAGagtttctgcaaatatttctctAGCTTTTTCGGGTCCGTCTTAGTGGCCAGACGCACCTGCAGCTTCTCCACTGCGGGCAGCGTAGTGGACCCTGCCGCCATCTCGCCAGAGCTGTGCAGGCGTCGCTGTCCTCACGGTCGCGGCTCTGTCCGAGCTCGGGGCGGCGGCACAGGCAGTCTGGGGTGGCCGGTCCTCGCTGACCGGTCGCCAGGCAGCGACCTCGGGATGTGGAGTCACAGCCTGGAGCGAGCTGGGTCCTCGGAGCAGCGGGCCACTTGGTCCGGAACGCCGGTCCTTGCAGACAGCTGAGCAGGCCCGCTTCTGTTCCTCGGGATGTGCAGCCGCAGCCTGGAGTGACCTGTGCGGTGCGCCGTCCAAGGCGGAGTGAAGCTCCGCTGCCAGAGCCCGGCCTTATATAGCCAGTCCCGGGCCCACCCAGTGCTCAAGCCCTGACCCCCTGGGCCCCTGGGCTGCCCCGCCCCGATAGGAATTCATTCCTTCAGCCCAATGCAGCCAATCGGGACGGTCCACGCCTGGTGGACTGCTGTGCCCCGCAGGTTCATTAGGTTAATTGCAGCCTGGACACACCCCACTGAGTTCTACCGTTGGCCCTCCATGTTCCCagcttccacatctgtggattccaaaagacagagagagtaTCTTCTTGGGAGTAAAAGcgaaaataacaacaccgcaagACAGAATCGTAGGAAGAGGAACCAACAGAGGATGACAGCTCTTTACCTGGGATTGACGTTGTGTGAGGGGACTTGGAAACATTGGTAGAAAAGTGGGattaagggagaaagaggaaaaaggcgTATTTTACTCCTCAACCTCGGCTCCATGAACATCAAGACCCTTCTGGAAGCGGTGTCTTTTCCCCGCCGTCTAGCCCATCCCTAAAGCCCccagggtcctgggaatttaactatTTCCATGCAATCTCTTTTCCATTGTTAACTGAAGAAAACTGGGTGCCCCTTACAGGTTTTCcaagacaaggaaacaaagagaagtcAGCAGGCGCCAAATCAGGACTGTGAGGTGGACGCCTCATGGTTTCCCATGGCAAGTCTTGCCCAGCTGCCCTTGTTCGAAGAAAGGCATGATCAGGAACACTGTCGTGGTGGAGAAGAACTCTCTGGTGGGGACCTTCTtcgctccagctttggctaactttctgaAAACGCTCTGCTAGCGAGCAGATGTGATCAGGGTTTGGCCCTGCAGAAAGTCAACCAGCAGAATCCCTCTAGcatcccccccccgcccccccccgcaACGGTTGCCATGACCTCTGCTCTTGACTGCTCCTCTGCAGCTTCGACTGGAGCActgccacctcttggtagccatggcTTCGTGCTTGGTCTTCAGGATCCTGCCGGTAGAGCCAGGTTTCATCTCCTGTGACCAATCttggaagaaatgcttcaggatcttgctcCCACCGGTTGTTTAAAATCTCCTCGGAAAGGCTTGCTCTGGCCTGCAGCTGATATTGGTGCCACGGTTTGGGCAGCCGAGTTCCACTCTCACCTGTCAGTccaaatgaggaaaacagaacCATTTGAAGTGTCTATGGTGtcggctattgtttctgctgtcagCGGCGATTTCGCTTAATGTTTACATTCTCAcgtgactttctctctctctctctctcagtgtgtgtgtgtgtgtgtgtgtgtgtgtgtgtgtgtgtgtgtgtgtgtttcttccgcAGACAGATAATCGTTATAGCCTGAGAATCGGGGAATGGGGATTCGGGTGTTAAGCCTTTTCTGAGAATTACCCTCCGTGTTgtgtagagaaataaataaatttgctgtGTTTCCAGACTTCCAGCTGCCTCACGAAGAGGATCGTAGTGCAATACTGGCGATGCTTCCAGAGCTCCCTGAATGAGGTTTATCTTGTAAACAGGTGGGAAGAGAATTGAGCTGTCCTGGGTCAGTGTGGTAATGTTACAGCAGGATCCTTAGGTTGATGCTGAATTCGATCTGGGGTAGATTTATATTTTGTGCGggggttgtttcctttctgtgttttcgAGCGGGATTGTCGCTGTGGGAGCAGGGATCTGCTAAGGTTTGTCTCGTTCTCCAGTAATGAATGAGTTTAATGGGTGCAGCCGCTGTTTTCAGTAGCATGCCAGTGGGGGCATCGATGAGCTATGAGGGGCTAGAGCTTGCTCGGATTGTTtccttgtgtttgtgttttgagttGCGTTTGCTTGTAtcatgtttgttttccattttggcgGGGGAAACGTTTTCCAGGAAGAAAGGTTGTTGCCAGTGGATTTGGTTCCGAGGGGCTGGGGTttctggctgggagtggggaggggctgcaCGGTGATCGGTGGCTACTCCACCTCCAGAAAGAGCGTGTGGCTTCTCTGCCTTGGGGAGGATATTCTGCTCTCTTGTGAGTTTTGCAAGCCACCCGAGATTCTCTCTTGAATTGCTGTCAAGAAATAGAGACCGGCGTTGTCTCTGGCCCTTGCTGGGGAAGCTTTTCtgaggttttgtgtttttaatttgagacggagtttggcttttgatgtccaggctggagcgcaatggtgggatctgggctcactgcaaactcggcctcccgggttcaagcgattctcctgtctcagccccctgagtagctggagttacaggcgctcgccagcaAGCCCAACCGAGTTTCGTCTTTTTAGAAGAGACCGGATTTcctcatgctggtcaggctggtctgcaactccgcACCTCAGGGGGTCcgccggcctccacctcccaaagcgaTGGGAatagaggcgtgagtcaccgtgcccggacaTGTCTGAGTTTCACAGGGTCGCTTGATTGGATTATGTCCCCTTCCCCGGAACGAatgcttttctgtcttccttaAGGGTAGTATCTCTGTGGCACCCTGTTCTGGCTCCTTACGTGTTCTTCAGGCTTGAAGGCCTCTTTTCACGTGCACCGGCATCCACTCAGGTGCCTGCTTCCAGAAGCTTCCCAGCACCCACTCTGCTGACAGCCAAGGGCACAGGACTTTGATCTCTTCTGCTGCCCTTGCTGGGTTTTGCCTTGCGGCTTAggtctttctatttctctctctaccCCTCACTGTCGGTAACGCCTAAGAACCAAGTTTActtaatggtgtgtgtgtgtgtgtgcgcgtgcgtgtgccTGCTTATGCGTTCGTGCttatgcgtgcgtgcgtgtgtgtgcgtgtgtctttctttgtgtgtatgtgtgtgtgtcgtaTCTGGCACACGGACCTGTCATTAGCAGCCCGCGTGAAGCCAACAAATGCCCTGAGTTAGAATGCAAACTTTCACCAAAGCTTGCAGGAGCTCGTAGGAGGTGAACTCAGGGTAGTTAACCCGGTCATCTCACGGTAATTAGAAACTCTGATTGGCAGGTTTAGACTTCCTGATCGAGAACCTAAAGAAGCTGATTAAGGTGTCGCCATTCTTTCACAGGGGTTCTGGGTGAAAAGATTGGGATTGATTCTTTGCGGTGCTTAGTAAAAGTAGTTTGACTTAAGGAACGTAACAGTTGTTAGCATTTATGTATGAAATCCAAGAGTTCCTCTCTTCAAATAAACAGCAGGTTTCTTTGAGATGTGCTCCGCttgtgtcaccccggctggagtgcagtggaatgaggaagggtcactgcagcctccgcttgcccagctcaggcgatcctgccacctcagccctctgagaagctgggaccacaggggccgtgccaccacgccgggctcattttggtatcttttgtggagacggggtttctccgtttggcccagcctgttctccacctcctgggctgcagcGATCTgctttcctcggcctcccagaggagGATGGCTGACGATTACAGGATCATGCCCGGCcttttctctaaaagaaaacaccAACAGCAAGAAATCATTTTGCGTAGTCGGAGTTATCAGTGTCAACTGATGGATTGAGAGTTTGTGTCTAAGAAGTCCTTCCTTATGTACTGGAtgatttcaaaagaaaggaaaaaagacgaAAGGGAATCTCACAGCTTGTACCTGATTTGTGATTGCAACTAGGGCGTTATTTAAAAGACGATCAGTGAACCACCAAAGTGGAATTGATCCGAATGCGTTCATAAAATCTTCTGAATTCTGAGGTGTCCTCCAAGCAGGGAGGcagtggctgggtgtgggaggCAAAAATCGCAGGGCCAGCACTTGACACCTGCAGGATTGGGAGGCTGAACTTTGCACCAAGCCAAGGGTTCTGGTGTCCGTCGGAAGTTTCGTTCCCCAACCCGCATTGACTTTGCATTGGCCCTCCTCCCCCCAGATTTTATGTGTAAGGCAAGTCCTGAGTTTATCGTCGGGAGAATCTTCCCTTGTAGTCTCGAATTGCCTTGGCCATCAGCGGGGCCACTTTCTTGGCAGCCTGTTTTCGGGTTTTGTCCGCGGGCGCCGCGTGCTGATTGCTGCTGCCGCCGCTAATGCTGCCGCCGTCGCCGTCCCCGAGTCCGGAGGGAGCCTGGCTGCTTCCTGCGGGCTTGGGGGCTGGCTCGATGTCTCCATTTCGGGGGTCAGCGGCTCCTGCAGACTCCTCTTGCCTCCTGGAAGCATCATAAGGCGTCTTGGCCACAGAGTTGAAACAGATCATCTTTGTCTGTCGGCCGCTGGGTTTGTTTTCACGTGCGGATCGGATTTTCGTGGTCACTACTCGCAGCCGCTGCTCTCGGGCGTCCCGAAGCCGCAGGTACAGCTCCCGCCAAGACTCGTGCTCCTGTGGCTTTTCTTCCTTGAAGTCCCGGAGACAATGAATCCTCCATAATTCATCTGTCTCTCGAGCGAGTGCGGGATTGTCTTTCTCTGTGCGGTAGAGCTGATCGGGCGTCCACCCTTCCAGAACGGGTTCAAGAACCGAGTAGGGGACCCCTTCCACGTCGCCGAGGGCGTCCGGATTGTTCCTAGGCACCCGGAGGCACTGCTGGCGCAGCGTCGGCAcctggagctggcaggcaggCCTGGAGCCCGAGTACACCGGCATCTTAGCGTTCACTCTGCGTCCAGGGAAAGCAGCTTCCTCCTGGAGCGTTGGCGCGGAGAGTGCTTCTGGGTTTGCCTGGGAGGTCATGGCCTCAAAAGCGGACAGCAGATCGTAGTTGGCCTGCATCCAGGCCTCTGAGGGGTCCCAGAGCTCTGAGAAGACATGGCTGGGCACCGTTTTCGGCCCGGCGGAATCGGCGCCGGCCGCCTGCAGCCTCTCTGACTGGCTTTCCTGGACAGGAGGCGATTTCTGAGCCGAAGCCCCTCGGGACGGTTTGTGCCCCTTGCTGTGGCTCCCCACCGCTTCCCCCTGGGGTTGGCCCTGGCAGCCTTGACCCGGCAGAGGCCCACCCTGAGCGGCGTGAGCGTGGCCTCTCCCGGGTTGCTCCCCGGGCACAGCGGGCTCAGGGCCCTCGGGCATCGGGAGGGGAGCGGTGCGCGTTGGAGGGTCCCGATGGGGGCCGGAATCAGCTGGGGCCATTCTGGGGCGCTTTCTCTCGGCTCTGGGCTCGCGACTGGGAGACCTCGGGTGAGGTCTCTGTTGCCCCGGAGGTGTTGTGCGTGCTGTCCGTCTGTGCTCAGGGCTGTGAGATGGGCTCCTGGGGGCCGTCGCGTTTTCTGGGAAGCCCCAGGCCTTTCCCCGGTCCTGAAGAGCCTCCCCGAAGCGCTGTCGGGAAGCGCTCTCCTCAGGGTCCTGTGGGTCAGGCCCGGTGTTTCGGTCCACGAGCACCAGCTTCTTCCACCGGGCCGCCAAGTCTCTGGCAAAGTCGCCCACGTGCTGGTGCTTCCGCAGGCGCTTCACCGTCTTTCTGATTCCAGTCTCCGCCAGGATGTCTGCCGTCATGGGCAAGGCGGAGagtttctgcaaatatttctctAGCTTTTTCGGGTCCGTCTTAGTGGCCAGACGCACCTGCAGCTTCTCCACTGCGGGCAGCGTAGTGGACCCTGCCGCCATCTCGCCAGAGCTGTGCAGGCGTCGCTGTCCTCACGGTCGCGGCTCTGTCCGAGCTCGGGGCGGCGGCACAGGCAGTCTGGGGTGGCCGGTCCTCGCTGACCGGTCGCCAGGCAGCGACCTCGGGATGTGGAGTCACAGCCTGGAGCGAGCTGGGTCCTCGGAGCAGCGGGCCACTTGGTCCGGAACGCCGGTCCTTGCAGACAGCTGAGCAGGCCCGCTTCTGTTCCTCGGGATGTACAGCCGCAGCCTGGAGTGACCTGTGCGGTGCGCCGTCCAAGGCGGAGTGAAGCTCCGCTGCCAGAGCCCGGCCTTATATAGCCAGTCCCGGGCCCACCCAGTGCTCAAGCCCTGA includes:
- the LOC117978372 gene encoding elongin-A3; protein product: MAAGSTTLPAVEKLQVRLATKTDPKKLEKYLQKLSALPMTADILAETGIRKTVKRLRKHQHVGDFARDLAARWKKLVLVDRNTGPDPQDPEESASRQRFGEALQDRGKAWGFPENATAPRSPSHSPEHRRTARTTPPGQQRPHPRSPSREPRAERKRPRMAPADSGPHRDPPTRTAPLPMPEGPEPAVPGEQPGRGHAHAAQGGPLPGQGCQGQPQGEAVGSHSKGHKPSRGASAQKSPPVQESQSERLQAAGADSAGPKTVPSHVFSELWDPSEAWMQANYDLLSAFEAMTSQANPEALSAPTLQEEAAFPGRRVNAKMPVYSGSRPACQLQVPTLRQQCLRVPRNNPDALGDVEGVPYSVLEPVLEGWTPDQLYRTEKDNPALARETDELWRIHCLRDFKEEKPREHESWRELYLRLRDAREQRLRVVTTKIRSARENKPSGRQTKMICFNSVAKTPYDASRRQEESAGAADPRNGDIEPAPKPAGSSQAPSGLGDGDGGSISGGSSSNQHAAPADKTRKQAAKKVAPLMAKAIRDYKGRFSRR